One part of the Pseudoliparis swirei isolate HS2019 ecotype Mariana Trench chromosome 6, NWPU_hadal_v1, whole genome shotgun sequence genome encodes these proteins:
- the lcat gene encoding phosphatidylcholine-sterol acyltransferase, translated as MGTAGRVCSALLVVVLLGLHHSAGFWIVNVVFPPHTKSRVTSNSTPPLIIVPGNLGNRLEAKLDKPTLVNWMCYKKTDYWFPLWIDLNMFMPVGVDCWIDNMRLVYNRTTRRSSNSPGVQVRVPGFGQTYPIEFLDSNKLAGYFATMVQRLVSVGYTRNETVRGAPYDWRLAPNENAEYFTKLQDLVEEMYEQYQKPVYLLAHSMGCHYVLYFLNHQPQAWKDKYIAGMISLAAPWGGAVKPLRVLSSGQNDGIPMISNIKIREEQRMATTNPWMLPSDSVWPKDHVFISTPTFNYTNQDYERLFTDINYENGWYMWEDTKNLTGALHPPGVEVWCMYGMGLPTPVTYIYDEEFPNADPVDYVYADGDDTVDSFSMSLCKRWEGQQEKPVHVTEFRGLAHLDIVFNEQVLNQIQHILGGKSDTPSEIDVRFKRSI; from the exons ATGGGCACCGCAGGACGCGTCTGCTCGGCGCTGCTGGTCGTGGTCCTGCTGGGCCTCCACCACTCCGCGGGGTTCTGGATCGTCAACGTCGTCTTCCCGCCACACACCAAGTCCAGGGTGACGAGCAACAGCACTCCTCCGCTCATTATCG tcccTGGGAACTTGGGGAACCGCCTGGAAGCGAAGCTGGACAAGCCGACGCTGGTCAACTGGATGTGCTACAAGAAAACCGATTACTGGTTCCCGCTGTGGATTGACCTCAACATGTTCATGCCTGTCGGTGTAGACTGCTGGATCGATAACATGAG ACTCGTTTACAACAGGACGACTCGTCGTTCATCCAACTCGCCCGGGGTCCAGGTGCGGGTGCCAGGATTCGGGCAGACGTATCCCATTGAGTTCCTGGACTCTAACAAACTGGCTG GTTATTTTGCCACGATGGTGCAACGTTTGGTCAGCGTGGGCTACACCCGCAACGAGACGGTCCGAGGAGCTCCGTACGATTGGAGGTTAGCTCCTA ACGAGAATGCCGAGTATTTCACGAAGCTGCAggacctggtggaggagatgtACGAGCAGTACCAGAAGCCCGTCTACCTGCTGGCACACAGCATGGGCTGCCACTACGTCCTCTACTTCCTCAACCACCAGCCCCAGGCCTGGAAGGACAAGTACATCGCGGGCATGATTTCCCTGGCGGCTCCATGGGGGGGCGCTGTTAAGCCGCTGAGAGTCTTGTCGTCAG GGCAAAACGACGGCATCCCGATGATCTCCAACATCAAGATCCGCGAGGAGCAGCGGATGGCCACGACTAATCCCTGGATGCTGCCCTCTGACTCAGTCTGGCCAAAGGACCACGTGTTCATCTCCACGCCGACCTTCAACTACACCAACCAGGACTACGAGCGCCTCTTCACGGATATCAACTACGAGAACGGCTG GTACATGTGGGAGGACACCAAGAACCTGACCGGTGCGCTCCACCCACCCGGCGTGGAGGTGTGGTGCATGTACGGCATGGGCCTTCCGACTCCGGTGACGTACATTTACGACGAGGAGTTCCCCAACGCGGATCCGGTGGACTACGTCTACGCCGACGGGGACGACACGGTGGACAGCTTCAGCATGAGCCTGTGCAAACGCTGGGAGGGGCAGCAGGAGAAGCCCGTCCACGTCACCGAGTTCCGCGGGCTGGCCCACCTGGACATAGTGTTCAACGAGCAGGTGCTCAACCAAATCCAGCACATCCTGGGGGGCAAATCAGACACGCCCAGCGAGATTGACGTCCGATTTAAAAGGAGTATTTAA
- the pla2g15 gene encoding group XV phospholipase A2 has protein sequence MASGQRINALFSLLGLLLLLLSARSSGKPLDECPGDGSCQSRRPPVVLIPGDLGNQMEAKLDKPSVVHYLCYKKTDSFFTLWLNMELLIPVAIDCWVDNIRLIYNRTTHSSSSPPGVDIRVPGFGQTYSLEYLDPSKRSVGMYFFPLVQAMVDWGYTRDDDVRGAPYDWRKAPNENKEFFLELQKMVEDMAEKTGGPVVIIAHSMGNMYTLYFLNHQPQAWKDRYIKSYISLGAPWAGVAKTLRVIISGDNNRIPVISSLKIRSQQRTASSTSWLFPNPKYWPNDQVFVQTPTANYTVLDYERLYSDIGFQEGWMMRQDTVSLVADLTPPGVAVHCMYGSGVATSEAFRYSDKFPDDEPTVVLGDGDGTVNLRSAMQCGRWAGQQKQPVMLMELPGNEHVDMLLNYTTVVYIKSVLFSP, from the exons ATGGCGTCGGGGCAACGCATAAACGCCCTCTTTTCGCTGCTcggcttgttgttgttattgttgtcggCCCGGAGCAGCGGCAAACCGCTGGACGAATGTCCCGGCGACGGATCCTGCCAGTCCCGGAGACCCCCCGTGGTTCTCA TTCCGGGGGATCTGGGCAACCAAATGGAGGCGAAGCTGGACAAACCCAGCGTGGTCCATTACCTCTGCTACAAGAAGACTGACTCTTTCTTCACGCTGTGGCTCAACATGGAGCTGCTGATCCCCGTGGCCATAGACTGCTGGGTGGACAACATCAG GCTGATCTACAACAGGACCACACACAGCAGCTCGTCCCCGCCGGGCGTGGACATCCGTGTCCCGGGGTTCGGACAGACTTATTCGTTGGAGTATCTGGACCCCAGCAAACGCAGCGTGG GCATGTATTTCTTCCCTCTGGTGCAGGCGATGGTCGATTGGGGCTACACGAGAGACGATGATGTCAGAGGAGCTCCCTACGACTGGAGGAAAGCCCCca ATGAGAACAAGGAGTTCTtcctggagctgcagaagatGGTCGAAGATATGGCCGAGAAGACCGGCGGGCCCGTGGTGATCATCGCTCACAGCATGGGCAACATGTACACCCTGTACTTCCTCAACCACCAGCCGCAGGCCTGGAAGGACCGCTACATCAAATCCTACATCTCCCTGGGGGCGCCGTGGGCGGGCGTGGCCAAGACCCTCCGCGTGATCATCTCTG GTGACAATAACCGCATCCCGGTGATCAGCTCGCTGAAGATTCGCTCCCAGCAGCGTACAGCTAGCTCCACCTCCTGGCTGTTTCCTAATCCCAAATACTGGCCCAacgatcag GTGTTTGTGCAGACGCCCACCGCCAACTACACCGTGCTGGACTACGAGCGCCTCTACTCCGACATAGGCTTCCAGGAGGGCTGGATGATGCGGCAGGACACGGTGTCGCTGGTGGCCGACCTCACGCCGCCCGGCGTGGCCGTCCACTGCATGTACGGCAGCGGCGTGGCCACCTCGGAGGCCTTCCGGTACTCGGACAAGTTCCCCGACGACGAGCCCACGGTGGTGCTGGGTGACGGCGACGGCACGGTGAACCTGAGGAGCGCCATGCAGTGCGGCCGCTGGGCGGGGCAGCAGAAGCAGCCCGTGATGCTGATGGAGCTGCCCGGCAACGAGCACGTGGACATGCTGCTGAACTACACGACCGTGGTGTACATCAAGAGCGTGCTGTTCTCCCCGTGA
- the usb1 gene encoding U6 snRNA phosphodiesterase 1 isoform X1, producing MMLVGYSSSSEEESEATAGRNKSCSRKCQEEDGGDNASSERKKPRIEEQQVAKTRLPVPGCLLAMFPEDLSSQTEEGSLHGGRLRSFKHEQGNWATYVYLPYHPEEEFGDLLEELLSLAGAHGVDWTPQEEFHLSLSQTVVLRHHWIQPFNRSLRAGLVQSKRFVCFAGRLKVYCNAERTRTFLGMEVCTGQAQLLDLVKAVDRTMTEFRLETFYQDPSFHVSLAWCVGDLTSQMRECILGMQSLIDDHEDGPFLLRLDCTELRCRTGNKTFHFPVQP from the exons at GATGTTGGTCGGATACAGCAGCAGCTCGGAGGAGGAAAGCGAGGCGACCGCTGGCCGAAACAAAAGTTGTTCTCGAAAGTGtcaagaggaagatggaggtgaCAACGCCAGCTCAGAGAGGAAGAAACCCAGAATTGAGGAACAACAGGTTGCTAAAACAAG ACTGCCTGTTCCTGGCTGCCTGTTGGCCATGTTTCCAGAGGACTTGAGCTCACAGACCGAGGAGGGCTCTCTTCATGGTGGACGCCTCCGCTCCTTCAAACACGAGCAAGGCAACTGGGCCACCTATGTCTATTTGCCTT ACCACCCTGAGGAGGAGTTTGGGGATCTGTTGGAGGAGCTGCTCTCATTAGCCGGGGCCCACGGTGTGGATTGGACCCCACAGGAGGAGTTCCACCTGAGCCTGTCTCAGACGGTTGTGCTCAGACACCACTGGATCCAGCCCTTcaaccggagcctccgggcagGCCTGGTGCAGAGCAAGAG GTTTGTGTGCTTTGCAGGGAGACTGAAGGTCTATTGTAACGCTGAGAGGACGAG GACATTTCTGGGGATGGAAGTGTGTACTGGGCAGGCTCAGCTGTTGGACCTGGTCAAAGCAGTGGACAGAACAATGACGGAGTTTCGCCTGGAGACTTTCTATCAG GATCCATCTTTCCATGTGAGTCTGGCCTGGTGTGTCGGGGACCTGACCAGCCAGATGAGGGAGTGCATTCTGGGGATGCAG AGTCTGATTGATGACCATGAAGACGGACCATTTCTGCTGAGGTTGGACTGCACGGAGCTGCGCTGCAGGACAGGAAACAAGACCTTCCACTTCCCTGTGCAACCCTGA
- the usb1 gene encoding U6 snRNA phosphodiesterase 1 isoform X2 codes for MLVGYSSSSEEESEATAGRNKSCSRKCQEEDGGDNASSERKKPRIEEQQVAKTRLPVPGCLLAMFPEDLSSQTEEGSLHGGRLRSFKHEQGNWATYVYLPYHPEEEFGDLLEELLSLAGAHGVDWTPQEEFHLSLSQTVVLRHHWIQPFNRSLRAGLVQSKRFVCFAGRLKVYCNAERTRTFLGMEVCTGQAQLLDLVKAVDRTMTEFRLETFYQDPSFHVSLAWCVGDLTSQMRECILGMQSLIDDHEDGPFLLRLDCTELRCRTGNKTFHFPVQP; via the exons ATGTTGGTCGGATACAGCAGCAGCTCGGAGGAGGAAAGCGAGGCGACCGCTGGCCGAAACAAAAGTTGTTCTCGAAAGTGtcaagaggaagatggaggtgaCAACGCCAGCTCAGAGAGGAAGAAACCCAGAATTGAGGAACAACAGGTTGCTAAAACAAG ACTGCCTGTTCCTGGCTGCCTGTTGGCCATGTTTCCAGAGGACTTGAGCTCACAGACCGAGGAGGGCTCTCTTCATGGTGGACGCCTCCGCTCCTTCAAACACGAGCAAGGCAACTGGGCCACCTATGTCTATTTGCCTT ACCACCCTGAGGAGGAGTTTGGGGATCTGTTGGAGGAGCTGCTCTCATTAGCCGGGGCCCACGGTGTGGATTGGACCCCACAGGAGGAGTTCCACCTGAGCCTGTCTCAGACGGTTGTGCTCAGACACCACTGGATCCAGCCCTTcaaccggagcctccgggcagGCCTGGTGCAGAGCAAGAG GTTTGTGTGCTTTGCAGGGAGACTGAAGGTCTATTGTAACGCTGAGAGGACGAG GACATTTCTGGGGATGGAAGTGTGTACTGGGCAGGCTCAGCTGTTGGACCTGGTCAAAGCAGTGGACAGAACAATGACGGAGTTTCGCCTGGAGACTTTCTATCAG GATCCATCTTTCCATGTGAGTCTGGCCTGGTGTGTCGGGGACCTGACCAGCCAGATGAGGGAGTGCATTCTGGGGATGCAG AGTCTGATTGATGACCATGAAGACGGACCATTTCTGCTGAGGTTGGACTGCACGGAGCTGCGCTGCAGGACAGGAAACAAGACCTTCCACTTCCCTGTGCAACCCTGA
- the znf319b gene encoding zinc finger protein 319: MDWATPAAKLNPYTRARMSEAWQQHAVAPPAVVHTLPPGAESALGCAVYGIVLQPDATSLQQSQHGQQHSGTPQHGSVQHGQQHPAQAQPTALQVGAEGGHKCGACGHDISHLANPHEHQCMVNQDRSFQCTQCMKIFHQATDLLEHQCVQVEQKPFVCGVCKMGFSLLTSLAQHHTAHNSTNPMKCSICEKTFRPGSSGDVTPNSNNAQQPTSDGASASSSSAVPPFPSARDRPYKCSVCQKGFRHLSELTRHERVHTGEKPFKCDTCDKAFSQSSHLQHHQRTHSSERPFKCAVCEKSFKHRSHLVRHMYVHSGEHLFKCNLCELHFKESSELLHHPCHPQGSRPFRCATCGKGFKRPSDLRQHERTHSEERPFHCEECQMSFKQQYALVRHRRTHKDPSDRPFKCNLCDKGFMQPSHLLYHQHVHGMDNLFKCASCQKEFSQSGELLRHKCGESANSSPDKPYKCDVCGKGYKKSATLQRHQNSHCQEKPLKCSLCDRRFLSSSEFVQHRCDPSREKPLKCPECEKRFKYSSDLGRHRRVHSGEKPYKCDHCNKGFKQREHLVKHQSTHSREGQFKCVWCGERFSDLGSLQDHTAQHTAEGGAYPVPQG; encoded by the exons ATGGA TTGGGCCACGCCAGCCGCCAAACTGAATCCCTACACCCGAGCCCGCATGTCCGAGGCCTGGCAGCAGCATGCGGTCGCTCCGCCTGCGGTCGTCCACACCCTCCCCCCGGGGGCGGAGAGCGCGCTGGGCTGCGCCGTGTACGGCATCGTGCTGCAGCCGGACGCCACGTCTTTGCAGCAGAGCCAGCACGGCCAGCAGCACAGCGGGACGCCGCAGCACGGCAGCGTGCAGCACGGCCAGCAGCACCCCGCCCAGGCCCAGCCGACCGCCCTCCAGGTCGGGGCCGAGGGGGGACACAAATGCGGGGCCTGCGGGCACGACATCTCCCACCTGGCCAACCCGCACGAGCACCAGTGCATGGTGAACCAGGACCGGTCGTTCCAGTGCACCCAGTGCATGAAGATCTTCCACCAGGCGACGGACTTGCTGGAACACCAGTGCGTGCAGGTGGAGCAGAAGCCGTTTGTGTGCGGGGTGTGCAAGATGGGCTTCTCCCTGCTCACCTCCCTGGCCCAGCACCACACCGCCCACAACAGCACCAACCCGATGAAGTGTTCCATCTGCGAGAAGACCTTCCGGCCCGGCTCCTCCGGCGACGTCACGCCCAACTCCAACAACGCCCAGCAGCCCACCAGCGACGGCGCGtcggccagcagcagctccgcCGTCCCGCCCTTCCCGTCGGCGCGGGACCGGCCGTACAAGTGCTCCGTCTGCCAGAAGGGCTTCCGGCACCTGTCGGAGCTGACGCGGCACGAGCGCGTGCACACGGGCGAGAAGCCCTTCAAGTGCGACACGTGCGACAAAGCCTTCAGCCAGTCGTCCCACCTGCAGCACCACCAGCGGACGCACAGCAGCGAGCGGCCGTTCAAGTGCGCCGTCTGCGAGAAGAGCTTCAAGCACCGCTCCCACCTGGTGCGCCACATGTACGTGCACTCGGGCGAGCACCTCTTCAAGTGCAACCTGTGCGAGCTGCACTTCAAGGAGTCGTCGGAGCTCCTCCACCACCCCTGCCACCCGCAGGGCTCCCGGCCGTTCCGCTGCGCCACCTGCGGCAAGGGCTTCAAGCGGCCGTCGGACCTGCGGCAGCACGAGCGCACGCACTCGGAGGAGCGGCCCTTCCACTGCGAGGAGTGCCAGATGAGCTTCAAGCAGCAGTACGCGCTGGTGCGCCACCGCCGCACGCACAAAGACCCCTCCGACCGGCCGTTCAAGTGCAACCTGTGCGACAAGGGCTTCATGCAGCCgtcgcacctcctctaccaccagcACGTCCACGGCATGGACAACCTGTTCAAGTGCGCCTCCTGCCAGAAGGAGTTCAGCCAGTCGGGGGAGCTGCTGCGGCACAAGTGCGGCGAGTCGGCCAACTCCTCGCCGGACAAGCCGTACAAGTGCGACGTGTGCGGCAAGGGCTACAAGAAGAGCGCCACGCTGCAGCGCCACCAGAACTCCCACTGCCAGGAGAAGCCGCTCAAGTGCTCGCTGTGCGACCGCCGCTTCCTGTCCTCCTCGGAGTTCGTGCAGCACCGCTGCGACCCGTCGCGGGAGAAGCCGCTCAAGTGCCCCGAGTGCGAGAAGCGCTTCAAGTACTCGTCGGACCTGGGCCGGCACCGGCGCGTGCACTCGGGCGAGAAGCCGTACAAGTGCGACCACTGCAACAAGGGCTTCAAGCAGCGCGAGCACCTGGTCAAGCACCAGAGCACGCACTCCAGGGAGGGCCAGTTCAAGTGCGTGTGGTGCGGCGAGCGCTTCAGCGACTTGGGCTCGTTGCAGGACCACACGGCGCAGCACACGGCCGAGGGGGGGGCGTACCCGGTGCCCCAGGGCTGA